In Pseudomonas putida, a genomic segment contains:
- a CDS encoding STAS-like domain-containing protein codes for MRASAIPYRTEIERSLSSGESVVIDFAGNDVTQSFVDELIGALILKEGRQVVSRLAFENCTNDVKGIIKFVVHDRVRQLQKMPA; via the coding sequence ATGCGAGCTTCAGCGATCCCCTACCGTACCGAAATCGAACGCTCGCTCAGCAGTGGTGAGAGCGTTGTCATAGATTTCGCTGGGAACGATGTCACTCAGTCCTTCGTCGACGAGTTGATCGGGGCGCTGATTCTGAAGGAGGGTCGCCAGGTGGTATCGCGCCTTGCCTTTGAAAACTGCACCAACGATGTCAAAGGAATCATTAAATTTGTGGTCCATGATCGAGTTCGACAGCTGCAAAAAATGCCCGCGTGA
- a CDS encoding ATP-binding protein translates to MQAIDIENAIVLPWGLGSRSPHDLFSVCAEIINCPGDIVLDASNLSYIDPLGMATLRALFENQLVQKRVSMQFLSRDLTSYLARMDFFKDIDVEGVDLSGVGRRNDRSTSLVEITKISEHHQAEAAASRLARAITGRLTQSDPDAPVDEHTGRNEFDSYRGPLEYSLKELLENSLTHARREGRGDAAVWLTCQFYPKLNLVRMAIVDNGCGFLATLRNHPELHDRTHLHAIEAALKPRVSCNRGAMAQILGSENQGIGLTTTAKIADAAGGGLIIVSGNGIHDTKRRQSQELHDALWNGVSIAFSCTRELLPTISISDLLPKDDAGQVDDDLDLDLNFR, encoded by the coding sequence ATGCAGGCCATCGATATTGAAAACGCGATCGTTCTTCCTTGGGGGCTTGGCTCAAGATCGCCCCATGACCTGTTTTCTGTGTGCGCAGAAATCATTAACTGCCCTGGTGACATCGTTTTAGACGCTAGCAACCTCTCGTATATCGATCCGTTAGGGATGGCCACGCTGCGAGCGTTGTTTGAAAACCAGTTGGTCCAGAAGCGAGTTTCGATGCAGTTTTTGAGCAGAGACCTGACCTCCTACCTGGCCAGGATGGATTTTTTCAAGGACATTGATGTAGAGGGTGTAGATCTATCGGGGGTAGGACGTCGAAACGACCGAAGCACCTCGTTGGTGGAAATCACCAAAATCAGCGAACACCATCAAGCAGAGGCTGCAGCCTCTCGCCTCGCTAGAGCTATTACGGGAAGGTTGACTCAATCGGACCCGGATGCCCCAGTCGACGAGCACACGGGACGGAATGAGTTTGACTCCTACCGGGGCCCTCTGGAGTATTCGCTCAAGGAGCTATTGGAAAACTCGCTTACTCACGCCCGCAGAGAGGGACGTGGTGACGCCGCCGTTTGGCTGACCTGTCAGTTTTATCCAAAATTGAACCTTGTACGCATGGCCATCGTCGATAATGGGTGTGGGTTTCTCGCGACACTGAGGAATCACCCTGAGCTTCATGACCGCACGCATTTGCACGCGATCGAGGCGGCACTCAAACCGCGAGTGAGCTGCAACCGGGGTGCGATGGCCCAGATCCTGGGTAGCGAGAACCAAGGTATCGGGTTAACAACTACCGCAAAAATTGCAGACGCGGCGGGCGGTGGTTTGATCATCGTGAGCGGCAATGGCATACATGACACAAAGCGTCGGCAGTCTCAGGAGCTGCATGATGCGCTGTGGAATGGTGTATCGATCGCGTTTAGCTGTACCCGTGAGCTGCTGCCCACCATTTCGATCAGTGACTTGCTGCCGAAGGACGATGCAGGACAGGTTGACGACGATCTCGACCTAGATCTGAATTTCCGCTAG